The sequence cttATTACCAGACGCCGCTTGTTAAGAGTATTATTTCGCTTTAGGCAAATTCACTTCTGTAAGAATAGTTAtgaagcacctactgtgttcctACTGTGACGCCAGGTGCCGTCACACAGATTTGATTATGAGCACGCAGCGTGCACCAGGCACGGGGCTTGGGGCCTTTCATCTGTTGCCTTACCCGAGGCTCCTGCAGCTCGTCTGGGTCGGCTTTACTGTCCCTGTTCCACAGATGAAAAGACCGAGGCCGGGAGGTGGCAAGAGGTCTGTCTGTATCCAAGGCCCGGGCTCTGATGGCCAACCCTCACTACCAGCCTCTGACCATCACTGGCCTGGCGGTGACCGCAGAGGCTGCAGTGTGAGATGGGGGGTGAGGCAGGTAGACAGCCACCTCCACGCTTTCCTGGGCTCTTCCTGTGTGCCACACACACGCAGTGGCCAAGCGCTTTCGTGGATCATGTCATTGTGTGTATCCTCAGGGATCCCCGACGGAGGCACCTCTTCCACCCCATCTCACGGATAGGGAGACTGAGGCTAAGTGAGGTGATGGACATTGTCCAGAGTCGCACGACTCGTTCGTGGAGGAGCAAGCACTGCAACTCACCTCTTGCTGctccagaggtggggggggggggggggtattttttatttttttatttttttgaggcgggggatttttattttttactttttgccttaacttcaaatttaaaattaagttttaacgggcaccccggtggctcagtccgttaagcatctgactcttggttcaggtcatgatctcacggttcgtgggttcgagccccacgtcgggctctgtgctaacagtgcagagcctgcttgggattctctctcgccctccctctcgctctcatcctcccctgctcacacacacacacacacacacacatactctctgtctctctctctctcaaaataaataaatgttaaaaatattttttaataaaaaagtaagttttaaatttaattctttgaatAGCCAATAGAGTCACATGGTTCAAAACTCAGATGTACAGGAAGGTGTCTTTGATGGAGGAACCTCTGTTTGCCTCTTCCCGGCATCCTTCCAGAAGCTTCTATGTGCCGTGGGAGGATGTTCTCACCACACCATAGCAAATGCCAGGAACTAAGTCCCTGCACATGTCCTTGTTGTCACCATGGTGGCATTCAAAAGGTTTGGGATGGCTTCCTTTTGGAGGCTTTGGTCTTGGACAGGAAGCTTGAGGGGTGGTGTGAGATAGGGAATGAGCTTGAGGGGCCTTGGGGCCtggttcccctcctcccctctgccctcgcCCACCACCATCTCTCCCCTCCTCAGGCCGGAAATGTGTCCTGCATGTCCCCTGAGTGTCCTCCCGGCCCCTGTCAGACCCCCCTGAAGTCAGATTGTTGTACTTGTATTCCAGGTAAGTGAGTCTTTGGGGTTCCGGGTGGGGGACttggcttttgtgtgtgtttttgggAGCAGGGTgaacagagcaggggaaggagattGAGTTTTGCTTCAGAAACTCCAATCAAGTGAAGCATTTCAAAGTGCCAGCTTAACTGAGCGCCTACTATGTGCATGGTGCTTTAGATGCTAGATTGGGCTCACAGCCCAGTCTGCCCCTGCTCTAGGAGGCGCCTTCAGCACGGCCAGGAAGGGGTGTGAGTCTATCCTTGGCATGGCTCTGTCTTGAGACTGGAAGGgcgtctccccttccccactaatGAGTTGGTCCTTTGTTGAAAATGTGGTTCTCTTTTCCTGGGATGACCTCATCATCATCACAAATGTTCCCCGACGGCTTTGTGCTGCTGCCTGCCAGCCCTTGATCTCATTGAATCCATGTGGCACAGCCTTGAGGGAGTACGATTCAGAGGtccatttcatagatgatgaaactgaggctcacggaAGTCATTGCTGCCCAGAGACATAATGGCCAGTTAATATCAGAACAGAACTGGAAATCAAGGCTGCCTGATTTCAAAGctggtgttctttaaaaaaattcttttttttttttaatttttaaatttgtttaacgttttaaaaaatatttatttatttgagagagagaaagactgagtgcgagtgggggagtggcagagagagagagagagagagagagacagaatcccaagcaggctccaggctctgtgctgacagcacagagccagacgtggggctcacacccacgaaccgtgaaatcatgacctgagccgaagtcggatgcctaaccaactgagccacccacgtgcccctaaaaaattattttcttaacttttaagtattatttttagcTAAGACATTTCTGAATAGGTAATATACTGCCTATGAAGTAGGAGCTTTTATCAGTTCTTATCaaccccattctacagatgaaaagATTGTGGCTTAGACAAATTAAGTATGTCCCCTCGAATCCCTCCCTAGTGGGTTGCgtagctgggatttgaaccgaAGGCGGTCTGACTAAGCCAGGGGGACCTGGGCCAATTTTtaggctgttttaaaaaaaaaaaatttttttttaacgtttatttattattgagagacagagagagacagagcatgagcatgggaggggcagagagagaaggagacacagaattcaaagcaggctccaggctctgagctgtcagcacagagcccgacgcggggcttgaactcacaaaccacgagatcatgacctgagtcaaagtcagaggggaggctcaaccgactgaaccacccaggtgcccctaggctgtTTTTATCTGTAGGGGGGCAGTCTTCAGAGGAGAGGCTCTCACTGACTCCTCCCTACCTCCAGGGGATGTCATTTGTCCCAGACCTTGTCTTGGGTGTCTGGGCcagtctcttttcatttcttcttttttttttttcttactctttagTTATTCCGGGATTCCCTCCCTTTTTGGTTAAGGACCTTAGTTTGCACATGACTCACTCTCCATCAGTTTTTAAGCAACAGCTTATTTTTTTTGTCAAGGGTTTGGAGGGGAGCGGTTGGCTCCCTGAGTGTGGGGTATGCTGGAGGGCATGGTGGCAGTGTTAGCTTCCCGAGGGGCCCCCCCCCcactgttcccctttctctttagctgcctctccctttctcctctgcaGTGAGATGCTATTTCCACGGCCGGTGGTACGCGGACGGGGCTGTGTTCAGTGTGGGAGGTGATGAGTGTACCACCTGTGTCTGCCAGGtaggtgggtgtgggggaggggagcagggcgCAGGACTTTCCCAGCATGCCTCGACCAGGAGACTAGGAGCTGCCACACGgaagaagggaaactgaggcagcaggGGCATTAAGAGGACCCGCGTTCACCAAGGCCTGCCCACAGTCTCCTTGGAGTTCACCCTTCAGCAGAGCTATTTatagagcacctactgtgtacccaGAACAATGCCAAATGCTGGGGACACAGCTAAGCACGAGACAGCCCCAGTCCCCTCTTTCAAGGAGCCCACAGCCTAGGTGGGCTGTGGGCTGGTGACCGGGGCTCCTCACCGgaagggaaggcttcttggaggagggaTGTTAAGCTGACAcctgaggggtgagggagaggagccTGAGGCAGGTGTGCCTGGCAGAAGTGAGAACGCACAGCCCGTTCTAAGGCCTGAACGTGTCCCTGCTGCCTGGGGCACAGAGTGCAAGAGACTAGGCCAGAGAGGAAGCTGTGCATAGGGAGGGTCCTTGAGTTGGGGTCTGAGaagcagggcctggggcaggattCTCGTGTAAGTCATCTTCGGAATGGCAGccaagggcagaggaaggagccaGGTGAAGACGGGGTCTCAGGCTGACTCCACAGGGAGCTCTGGAGGGAGTTGCACGGCAGAGACGGGTGTGCGCAGAGATCAGGGAGCTCGCATCAGTTAGTTGTATGCACTCCCTCTGCTCTCCGGGAAGTGGGGGTAAAggaaccatccaggcacctgaAGGACTCGGCGGCTGTCAACCAAAGGCAGTCCTTAGAGGAAGGGGTcgcggggaggagggggcctcACAGCCTCTCCCACAGACTCAGGAAGGGCTTTTCTGGCCAGGCTGAGGGCTCTGGACTTGGCAGAGCTGATGACCGGTTTTAATTGATGGAGCCGTGCGATCATATTGGTGCACGAGAACGTTCTGTGGCTGCAGAGTGAGGGTGCACTGGGGTGAGAGCAGAAGGCTGTTGCACAAGTGAAGGGAAGGGGTGCTGGGGCTATGGCCCGGGCAGGCGGAGACCCCCAGCCCAACAGCTGGGACGTCCCAGAACGTGCTCCTGGcctccccccagccacctccacccccatccctggaGATTCTTTGTCACTTTTAGGAGAATGACAGCAGCAGCCTGGCAGCCTCCTCTTCAGCTTTCAGATGGCCCAGGGCCGGGGAGCTGCCCTCACTGGCCCGTGTGCCTGGTTCTCTTCCAGAACGGGGAGGTGGAATGTTCCTTCACACCATGTCCGGAACTGGATTGTCCCCGAGAGGAGTGGTGGCTGGGCCCTGGACAGTGCTGCTTCACCTGCCGGGAGCCCACACCCATGACAGGTGAGGgcccccagccctgcaccccagggCGATGCCCTCCAGCCCAGGGCGATGCCCTCCAGGAGGGAGGCTGAGCTTTGCGTGCAAAGACTTAGGGTGTGTGTTTCTGTAAGCGTGTATGTctctatgagtgtgtgtgtgtgtgtgtgtgtgtgtgtgtgtgtttgcagtaTTTGTGCGagtgtgcccgtgtgtgtgtgaatgtgtgtgcttATGGGTTTGTAGGTTAACTGTATGTCTGTGCGAGGTGCCTGTGTGAACCGGGCACACGTTTGGAGGGAAGAGTCACTAACTGAGGGAGCCCACAGACAGCTGCGGGCAGCCCCTGGGTCCAGCAGGTGGCGGGACAGACACCCGGGGAGCTGCCTGGGCAGTGTGAGCGAGCGGAGGTGGCTGTCCTTGGTGGGGTGTTGCTGTAGGTCCGGTGGGCGCTCAGCACCTCCTTGGCGCTCGCGCCCACCCGAGCTTTCTCCCTCACTGTCCCCCGGCCAGGCTGCTCTCTCGACGACAACGGGGTTGAGTTTCCTATTGGACAGATCTGGTCTCCCGGTGACCCCTGTGAGTTATGCATCTGCCAGGTGAATGACAGCGTGCACGCCTTCAGCTGCTTCCCCCGGCGGTCCCTGCCTCGCCCCGAGCAAGCCCTTCTGCCCTGCGCGGGCCCTCCGGGCCGGGCACCCCCTGCTCCAGAAGCCGGGCCGCCTCAGCCCGCCCCTCGTCTCCCTCCCATGCTGGCAGGTTCCATGTTTACAGGAGGGGCTGGGACCCAGTTTCTTCTGTCCTCAGTAGCTCTTTTGGAACAGCGGAGCTTGGCAGCCTGCCTAAATGGGGTGCCACATGCTGCTTGCGAGGACTCGGGTCCCAAGAGCAGGTTTCCCCGGGCACAGGTAACTGAAGGGGCGTAACGGCCCGCGGCTCAGTAGTGCAGGCCTTTCCTGCGAAGCTGCAGTGTTTCCTTCGGGAACGTGAATCTGTGACCTCAGTTCATCAGAAATGGATAAGGAGGGGGTGCTCGAGCTTTAGAGTCCGGTTGACCCCGATATGCCAACATAGCCACTTACCAAGAAACACCATTGTTTCGGCTCGTTGAGTACGCACGTCGGCTTTTGTGCCGAGTTCTTGATTCACGCCTCGGAGCTTAGAGctttatttctcaaaatgagGTCCCTGCACCGGCGGTGTCCTCGGCATCACCTGGAGCCTGTTGGACATGCACAATCTCTAGGCTGCTCAGACCTCCGggctcagaatctgcattttagtcCCCGGTGACCCATGTGCACACTGGTGTGCGAGAGGCACAGCCCCCAAGTACCTTGGATGCGCCATTTGTTAAAAAGCCTTAGACCCTTGCAGAACTTGGGAACGTTTCCTTGGGATTATAGTCGGGAGGAGGGTACCTCCGCTGCCTTTCCCCTTTGTGACTGACCCAGGGCACTCGTAGTCTAAGAAAGCTTTGTCAACGTTCAGATTCTcggagggaagaaaacaaacatatgtGGTGCTTTTGTCTTCTGAAATAGACATTTCCGGTGGAATAGTTTTCtataaaaataggattttattgTACTCTATAGGTTTGGGGTGAGCCAGGGTTCCagggaaaagctgagagaatttgGATGGGGTGGTGGTGAGCTGTGGCTGTTGCCAGAGAAGGACAGGAAGCCGAGGAGACCAAAACCCCGCTCTGACCTTCCTTCTCCTTAGCCTTCCCGGAAGGCTCACACCCCCTTTCCCAAGGAGCCGGTCCTCTGTGTGGGGGTACCTGCCACGTCCTAGCTGCATCATGGCGCCCTCCAGGCAAGCCTTGGCCAGTCTGAGGCATTGCCCTctctggtgggagggagggtggggtcGGGCAAGGAGGCCGGGCCCGGTTGTGTCAGGTGGGGTCTGGGTgaagttcttccttccttcaggcAGATGGCTCAGTGAGCTGCAAGAGGACAGACTGCGTGGACTCCTGCCCTCACCCAATTCGGATCCCTGGACAGTGCTGTCCGGACTGTTCAGCAGGTAATTTCCTGCTTGTGGGGCTACACAGCGCCCCTTCCCCCCCACATCTGGGCTCACCCTGCCCCAGGTTCCTCCAGACAGGACCACACAGGCTTTATCTCCGGtcatcctcacaacagccccatgGGagaaacccattttacagaggaggaaagtgaggggGGTGGTTCGTAAAGCAGTTTGCCCAAGGCAGGCCCGGTCTGGGTgctagaagcagagagaaagatatGCTGAGTTTGTAGCCTAGGTGGGGTGACAAAGTTTCACACCTGTGAAACAGGAACAgtgagagaatataaaaatgatactttttgggggtgcctgggtggctcagtcacttgagtgtccgactcttgatttcaagtcgtgatcttacagtttgtgggattgagcccctcatcaggctctgtgctgacagtgtggagcctgcttgggattctctctctgtctctctctctctctctctgcctgtttgcatgagtgttctctctctctctctctctctctctcaaaataagtaaacttaaaaaaatgatacttttttccattttttaaaattttatttttacataatgtctacacccaacgtgggacatGAACTTATAACCCCAAGTTCAACAGTCACACGCTCttgcaactgagccagccaggctcccagatacttattttttttatattaattttcaccTGTTCTATTATTTCAAAAGTATTGAAGAACATACagagagcaaaaataaaaacaatttaaaaggccCCTTATCACTTTTAGcctcatggttttgtttttttcatctcttttcaaGACATAAGTATCTTTATCTATATATAACATATCTATAACATGTATCTATAAGTAACAAATAATATATCTAACATATATACATGATAAAAGAGTTTCCTGTTGTCCTGTCACCTCCTTTTATACTTACTCGAATGTGATAAATGGCATCGAGGTGGCAGCCCTCAGATCTGGCCTCTGCGGGCTTGGGGAAGTGGAGGGAGGCGGTGTGGGGGAATGTTCTGGAAGGTGGGGGGTCGACGGGGGAGCAGAGAGGATGGCTGTGGTGCCGGGCTCTCAGGTTGTGTCTCCCAGTCCCCCTGGCTTGATCTTGCccggtgaggggcaggggaggaaacgCTTCCCTCCCTGGAAGAAGAGCCACTCTGACCCCTCTGCTAAATccagtgccaaaaaaaaaaaaaagtccgcgCCCAGTCCAGACCTGTGTTTTGTCTCTTCTCCAAACCCCGCGCTGACTGCCTGGGGCTGGCCTGACCTTTGCTCCCGAGAAAACTCTTGGACCTTCATCCTTGGCAGGCACCTACCTGGTCACCAGCCACCTTCCTGGCTGGCGCTCACCCCCTGCTTTCTCTGGCAGGCTGCACCTACACAGGCAGAATCTTCTACAACAACCAGACCTTCCCATCCGTGCTGGACCCGTGTCTGAGCTGCATCTGCCTGGTAAGGACCACCCAGACCTGACCCCCGTCTGTGGAAACTCCACAGACACTGACCCCTGCTCATGAACCTTGGAGGCACAATCCAGAACCTTCCAAGAGAAAAGTCATCCTGGGTCACGGTGAAAGTTGGCTCCCTCCAGCCCTACCAAGGGTGAATCTTTACTCGGGgccagagaaatattttttaagcctgCCCAGCGAAAGCCCTCCGCTTCTGGGTGATCAGGGGGAGTCTTGGGGGCTCCCAGTAGTAAACACGTGCGTGCTCGCTGAGGGTGCAAGGTGAAGGCCTCAAGCCCAGGACTCTGAGCTGGAATCTGTGATATACTCCCATCATCGACTTCTTGCTGTGTGCCGATCCAGCTCTCGGCCCTCTCTCTGCATGAGCTCAGTTAATCTTCGGGGGAATCCTCTGAGGTAGGTGCCAGGGTCATGTCCATCTGCtaggtgaggaaagtgaggcacggAGAGACGAAGTCCTTCCCTCAAGATTCTCACGCTGGTCCACTCAAGTGCCAAGAATCGAATCCTAGTATTCTGAGTCTGCGCTCCGGGAGGTGAACCTTTGCCCCTAAGCCAGGCTGCCTCTCGGTCTGAAAAAGCATGAGAGATAGTTAACATCATTTAGTGTttggaaaatgggggaaaaagtcCTATTCCTTGTCACGCTGGAAACGTCCGAGGCCAGTCGAGTGAGCACACCAAGTGGAAAGGGACAAGGTCTACAGAAACAGAGAAACTCAGGGTGAACGTCTCGGGCCTCTGAGTGGCCCTATTTGTTCACGTGCTTCCGGGAGCTTCAGGCTTCTGGGTCCTTCTGTCTCCTCGGTTTCTGGTGCTCACCTTTCCTGGGTATTTTGTGGATTTGATCGGCAGGGACCTGTTGAAAGATGAGCAGCACGGTCAAGGCCAGGCCCTTGGCTCTGTGGGGCTTGCGTTCTGTCGAGAAGACAGACTGAGTGAATGAACCTGTCCCCCAACCGTGGTGGCTCTGATGATTGCTCCGTGGTTATGCGGCTGTCCTTCCCGAGTGTCCCATCAGCTGCTCGGAGCAAAAGGCcttgtgtgttttctgtgtccCGCAGCTGGGCTCGGTGGCCTGCTCCCCGGTGGACTGCCCCATCACCTGCACCTACCCTTTCCACCCCGACGGGGAATGCTGCCCGGTCTGCAGAGGTGAGTGGGACCAGCACCCCTATGTCCGAGGCTCCCAGCTGGGCCTTGGCCCTCATGggcctgtcccctctgcccccgcAGATTGCAACTACGAGGGAAGGAAGGTGGTGAATGGCCAGGTGTTCACCTTGGACGATGAGCCTTGTACCCAGTGCACGTGCCAGGTAAGCTGGGCCTGGGGATGCAGGGGCTGCCCGGCCAGGGACTGCGTCTGGCCTGTTGTCCCTTTGCAAAACTGTAAGTCCCCTCAGCCAACATAAGCCCaccttcctcctgccttcccaGCTTTAATTGCCGGCCAGCATGCCTCCAGATTTGATGGTATCCTCCCTCTTTGTGGTCTCCTTAAAGCGGCCCTGCTGGTCAGCCTCTGTCCCAGGAGCTTTCTGTGGGTATAAGAGGCGCGTGGGGTGCTGTCCTGGGACGGGATGGGGCTTCCTCACGTGTGTCCCTGTGCTTCCCCAGCTGGGAGAGGTGAGCTGTGAGAAGGTGCCCTGCCAGCCGGCCTGCTCGGACCCCTCCGCGCCCCCTGGGGACTGCTGTCCCTCCTGTCCAGGTGAGCGGGCCTCTGGGCCCTGGGGCTTCTCCACTGTCTTCCTGAACTTTGCTCTTGCCAGAAACGGAGAACTTGTAAAGGGCTGGGTgtgagacacccaggctcagTGAGGGAACGCGTCTGGCTCGAGGCCACACCGCCAGCACGCGGCGAGGACAAGCCTGGGCTCGCTCATCCTCATCCAGCGTCCCTTGTGCCACATCTGTGACACCTGtgtctcttttccttcattaCCTCCTCCCTtaatctccttttctcctctttctcccttttccaacaacaacaacaacaacaacaacaacaacaacaaaaaaaacaccccacaatTTAGGAACTGAATCAACTTGGCAGGAGAGTAACCACAGTATGTCCTGAATACTAGGTGTTACCATCTCCAGTTTCctggtgaggaagcagaggcGCAGAAGGGTGGAGGGGCACGCTCAAGGTCACGTAACTGACGGGCAGGAGAGCCGGGATTTGAGCCCAGAGTTGATGCTTTTTAGCTCCTGCATTGTCCTGACTGCTGAACacgattttcatttttttgtccaCTCCATCATGAGGGTCCACCCGTGTGGCTCTTTCTGCAGAGGTACAGATAGGACCCAGACAAAGTGCTGTAACACATGGCTTTAAAGTACCGACGTGGCCCAGAGCTGGCCGTTGTAAAAAGCCCCCAGATACTCCGGTTTGCTCACCCTCTGACTTTTAAGCTGACGTTTGGACAGTttcttgcttcttctttttctgtctatTCATAATGGACCTGCTGTGAAAAATCTCGGGTCCGACAACTCTGTTCTTTTCACACTTTGTGAGTTGTGTCGGGGCCCTGTGGTTAGCAGGTGGAATCCTGGGCCATGGGGcactggcggtgggggggggggggggtgggtgtggcgCGGGGACCCCAGCAGCATGACAGCGCGTAACCAGACGGGGCCCCTCAACCAAGCGGCAACTTGCCGTGGGGTAGCCGGCTCCCCACACGTCCTCCAGCTCTACACCATGTGccttgaatttaatttttccaatttaaCACGCCCGTAAAGTACCTTACGTGTGGctattgtatgtttttttttttaatgtttatttattttgagagagagagagagcgcgcgcacgctactgagggaggggcagagagagggagagaatcccaagcaggctccgcgcttggggcgcacggggctcgaacccacaaacctcaagatcaccACTCAAGCTCTAGCTGCTGGTGTTGGGCTCAAGCCGGGGTCTCTCCGATTCCTTGCCCCGTGCTGTCTTGCCTTCACaaggggaaacagaggcccaagGAGGTAAGGTGCAGAGCCTGGCTGCTTCTCCCAGGAACACTCCACCTTTGGCTCCATTCGCCATGCGCCTCTTCCTAACAATAGCTCCTTTTAGGGAGAAGCCACTTTTTGTTGAAATAGAATATGAATTGTTTCCTTTTGCTACTTAATAAACATAACAGTTTTCTTGAGATGTAATTCATGCGCCAGTTAATTGGCACACTCAAAGCATATAGTTCCGTGCCTTCgggtatattcagagttgtgtgTCCGTCtttcagatgatttttaaaatcattccaggggcacctggaatgaagtcggttaaatgtccgactttcgctcaggtcacgatctcacggctcgtgagttcgagcccagcgtggggctctgtgctgacagatcggagcctggagcctgcttcggattctgcgtctccctctctctctgtccctcccctgcttgcattctgccccccgcctcaaaaataaataaaaaacattacaaaaattctaaaaagtaaaatgtaatcaTTCCAGGTTTTATGGATTTGACAGCATCTGTCTCCTTCTGATCATACCTTTCTCCAATACTCTCCCTTCTTATGCGTCTTCACTCCTTGCTCTCTCGGCCTAAGCCTCTTCCTTTGCTTGTTCTCTGCCCGTGTGTCAAGCCCTTATGACGTgccgggctccaggctgagactccaaaaagttttttgttttttttttcgatagacttttttttagagcagttttaggttcacggAAAAATGAGCAGACGGTACAGCCTCCCCTGTCACGAACATCCTGTACCAGATGGTCCGTTTGCCACAATCCACGAACCTCCACGGACACATGGTTATCACCCAACGTCCGTCCGTCCTTAACATCTGGGTTTAGGCTGAGCTTTCCCATGCACCGTTCATTCAGTCCTCAGAGTGACTCTGTACGTCGTGAtgatgcccatttcacagatgaggacaccgagGCCCAAGGGAGTTATGTGCCTTATACAACATCACAGAGCCAATGCCTGGCAGAGTGACTTTGGGGGATTGCCCCCCTCTATTCAAGGTTCCCTTTTGGTCTCTCCCTGGAGGCAGGGGCCAGCTGGTCCTTACCCGGTGTGAGCGGCCTCCGTCCCCAGGGCAACTCATCCCAGAGCCGCCTCGGCCGTCCGGAGAACCAATATGCATCTTgattcctcctcttctctctagATTCCCTGGAAAGAAGAGCCGTGGAGTCTGGCAAGGCAGCTCGGAGCCCccgtggggacactgaggccccgGTGAACTGTAGCTCGTGCCCGGGCCCCCCAGCAGCGTTGCCTGAGAGGCCAGTGCCCCATGTTCTCCAGCTCCTCCTCAGAACGAACGTGACCACCACGCAGACTCTACCCACGAGCCCCTCAGGAGACCAGGCCTCACCCTCACCCCATCCGGGGTCCGGGGGCACATTCCCAGGGGAGCCGGGggcctcccagccctccccgggGCCTTTGATCCTTCCAAGAGCCTCCACTCTACCTCTAGCTGCTCCCGGGGCTCCTGGGCCTCCTCCTGTAACCCCAGAGCCTGAATCCTCATCCAGAGCCCAGACAGCAACCAGACAGCCCTCTCCGCCTGCCATCGTCCTGACTGAACCGTCAGCCCGTTCTGCGatggcccccagcccctcagagACCCCCGCCACCCTCCTCCGGCCTCGCAGACTCTCTCCCGCTGCCTCCAGACTGTCTGCGGCCCTGGCAGTCgtggccagccccagcccccggcGCACGGGGACCTCAGAGGGGGAGGAATCCACCGGGTAAGCCGGCCTCGGCTTTCAGGGCCCTGCCTGGGAGACTTCGGACACAGAAAACTGCCAGGGGCCCTGGGCACTGGCAGGGAGGCTCTGGGGCGACCGAGGCTGGTGACGCCAGAGGCTCACTGCTGCAGGGCTCCTGGGGGGGATGGAATGTCCCCGGGGTCCAATGCAGCCTTGTCCCCAAGAAGCATTTGGAATGTGCCGTGAGAGGAGGCAAACGGCATTCTCCACGGTCACATCCTCCTCGGACACCACGGCGGCCTGTCTTGGAAGGAAGGCTGGGGCTGCTGAGCTCCCTGCTCTGGAGAAGAGTCAGAGGGCCTGGGAGTCCCCTGGGATTGTGCCTCCAGCCGTCCCTCGTCCCTCCCCGAGATTTCCCGATTAAAGGCTGTCTCCGTCTAACCCCCTCCGCCGCCGGCTGCCCTGCTCCTTCACGTCTCGCCTTTGGAAAGGTGGGGAAATGTCACTCCGAGCCCACCGGTGGGAAAGTaacaccccacctccaccccaccccacgccccggctggggggaaaaaaaaaaacctgagctgAACCGGGGCAGGGGGGGGTCTCGTATAAGCACCTGCTGACTTCGATGCTGGGAGGGCTCCTATACTGGAAAGGGAAAAGACGGACGGAGGAGGAGCCTTCGTAGGTTGGTTTCCCTGGGTGGGAGCCTCTG is a genomic window of Acinonyx jubatus isolate Ajub_Pintada_27869175 chromosome D1, VMU_Ajub_asm_v1.0, whole genome shotgun sequence containing:
- the VWCE gene encoding von Willebrand factor C and EGF domain-containing protein isoform X3, with product MWAGLLLRAACVALLLPGAPARGYTGRKPPGHFAAERRRLGPHVCLSGFGSGCCPGWAPSMGSGHCTLPLCSFGCGRGICIAPNVCSCQDGEQGATCPEAHGPCGEYGCDLTCNHGGCQEVARVCPVGFTMTETAVGIRCTDIDECLSSSCEGQCVNTEGGFVCECGPGMQLSADRHSCRDTDECLGTPCQQRCRNSIGSYRCSCRPGFHLHGNRHSCVDVNECRRPMERRVCHHSCHNTVGSFLCTCRPGFRLRADRVSCEAFPKAVLAPSAILQPLQHPPKMLLLLPEAGRPALSPGHSPPSGAPGPPAGVRTTSLPSPTPAPHTWPPATLVATPVPSASLLGTLGPPSQLQEVTPYLPRGPEATWLAPGSSACWHLGATYESGSRWTEAGCSQCQCQNGEVSCEKVMCEAACSHPIPSEDGGCCPSCTGCFHSGVIRAEGDVFSPANENCTVCVCMAGNVSCMSPECPPGPCQTPLKSDCCTCIPVRCYFHGRWYADGAVFSVGGDECTTCVCQNGEVECSFTPCPELDCPREEWWLGPGQCCFTCREPTPMTGCSLDDNGVEFPIGQIWSPGDPYGSVSCKRTDCVDSCPHPIRIPGQCCPDCSAGCTYTGRIFYNNQTFPSVLDPCLSCICLLGSVACSPVDCPITCTYPFHPDGECCPVCRGEWDQHPYVRGSQLGLGPHGPVPSAPADCNYEGRKVVNGQVFTLDDEPCTQCTCQLGEVSCEKVPCQPACSDPSAPPGDCCPSCPDSLERRAVESGKAARSPRGDTEAPVNCSSCPGPPAALPERPVPHVLQLLLRTNVTTTQTLPTSPSGDQASPSPHPGSGGTFPGEPGASQPSPGPLILPRASTLPLAAPGAPGPPPVTPEPESSSRAQTATRQPSPPAIVLTEPSARSAMAPSPSETPATLLRPRRLSPAASRLSAALAVVASPSPRRTGTSEGEESTG
- the VWCE gene encoding von Willebrand factor C and EGF domain-containing protein isoform X2; this translates as MWAGLLLRAACVALLLPGAPARGYTGRKPPGHFAAERRRLGPHVCLSGFGSGCCPGWAPSMGSGHCTLPLCSFGCGRGICIAPNVCSCQDGEQGATCPAHGPCGEYGCDLTCNHGGCQEVARVCPVGFTMTETAVGIRCTDIDECLSSSCEGQCVNTEGGFVCECGPGMQLSADRHSCRDTDECLGTPCQQRCRNSIGSYRCSCRPGFHLHGNRHSCVDVNECRRPMERRVCHHSCHNTVGSFLCTCRPGFRLRADRVSCEAFPKAVLAPSAILQPLQHPPKMLLLLPEAGRPALSPGHSPPSGAPGPPAGVRTTSLPSPTPAPHTWPPATLVATPVPSASLLGTLGPPSQLQEVTPYLPRGPEATWLAPGSSACWHLGATYESGSRWTEAGCSQCQCQNGEVSCEKVMCEAACSHPIPSEDGGCCPSCTGCFHSGVIRAEGDVFSPANENCTVCVCMAGNVSCMSPECPPGPCQTPLKSDCCTCIPVRCYFHGRWYADGAVFSVGGDECTTCVCQNGEVECSFTPCPELDCPREEWWLGPGQCCFTCREPTPMTGCSLDDNGVEFPIGQIWSPGDPCELCICQADGSVSCKRTDCVDSCPHPIRIPGQCCPDCSAGCTYTGRIFYNNQTFPSVLDPCLSCICLLGSVACSPVDCPITCTYPFHPDGECCPVCRGEWDQHPYVRGSQLGLGPHGPVPSAPADCNYEGRKVVNGQVFTLDDEPCTQCTCQLGEVSCEKVPCQPACSDPSAPPGDCCPSCPDSLERRAVESGKAARSPRGDTEAPVNCSSCPGPPAALPERPVPHVLQLLLRTNVTTTQTLPTSPSGDQASPSPHPGSGGTFPGEPGASQPSPGPLILPRASTLPLAAPGAPGPPPVTPEPESSSRAQTATRQPSPPAIVLTEPSARSAMAPSPSETPATLLRPRRLSPAASRLSAALAVVASPSPRRTGTSEGEESTG